In the Sinorhizobium arboris LMG 14919 genome, one interval contains:
- the flgG gene encoding flagellar basal-body rod protein FlgG: MKALSIAATGMNAQQLNLEVIANNIANINTTGYKRARAEFSDLLYQTERAQGVPNRSNQAIVPEGAIIGLGVQTSAVRNLHIQGSLVNTGNDYDLALVGRGWFQIETPDGETVYTRSGAFNTNATGQLVTIDGYTVVPGVTVPQDATEIVFTSSGQVMVRIGNDTELQEIGQLTIANFVNEAGLEPMGENLFRQTPASGDPIVGTPADPGYAQIKQNYLESSNVDPVKEITDLISAQRAYEMNSKIIQAADEMAATVSKNLR, translated from the coding sequence ATGAAGGCCCTTTCCATCGCCGCCACGGGCATGAACGCCCAGCAATTGAATCTCGAAGTCATCGCGAACAACATCGCCAACATCAACACGACCGGCTACAAGCGGGCGCGCGCCGAATTTTCGGATCTGCTCTATCAGACCGAGCGGGCGCAGGGCGTCCCGAACCGCTCCAACCAGGCGATCGTGCCCGAAGGCGCGATTATCGGCCTGGGGGTCCAGACCTCCGCCGTGCGTAACCTTCACATCCAGGGCAGCCTCGTCAATACCGGCAACGACTACGATCTCGCGCTCGTCGGCCGCGGCTGGTTTCAGATCGAGACGCCGGATGGCGAGACGGTCTACACCCGCTCGGGCGCCTTCAACACCAATGCGACCGGCCAGCTCGTCACTATCGACGGCTACACCGTGGTCCCGGGCGTCACCGTGCCGCAGGATGCGACCGAGATCGTCTTCACCTCCTCGGGTCAGGTGATGGTGCGTATCGGCAACGATACCGAGCTGCAGGAAATCGGTCAGCTGACGATCGCCAACTTCGTCAACGAAGCGGGCCTGGAGCCCATGGGCGAGAACCTGTTCCGGCAGACGCCGGCCTCCGGGGATCCGATCGTCGGCACCCCGGCCGATCCGGGCTATGCGCAGATCAAGCAGAATTACCTGGAATCCTCCAACGTCGATCCGGTCAAGGAGATCACCGACCTCATCTCGGCCCAGCGTGCCTATGAGATGAACTCGAAGATCATCCAGGCCGCGGACGAAATGGCGGCCACGGTGAGCAAGAACCTGAGGTAA
- the flgB gene encoding flagellar basal body rod protein FlgB translates to MEPIQLFELASRQAQWLTVRQNVVAGNIANANTPHYRAKDVQPFESVLQNTGMQMAATHRAHFTESPEAAHVTEVSALDGVAVQQSGNTVALEEELMKTGAIKRDHELNAGLVKAFHRMMLMTVRK, encoded by the coding sequence ATGGAACCGATTCAGCTTTTCGAACTCGCGTCGCGGCAGGCCCAGTGGCTGACCGTTCGCCAGAACGTCGTGGCGGGCAACATCGCCAACGCCAACACGCCGCACTACAGGGCGAAAGACGTTCAGCCCTTCGAAAGCGTGCTCCAGAACACCGGGATGCAAATGGCCGCGACCCATCGCGCCCATTTCACCGAAAGCCCGGAAGCCGCACATGTGACCGAGGTCAGCGCTCTCGATGGCGTTGCCGTACAGCAGTCCGGCAATACGGTCGCGCTCGAAGAAGAATTGATGAAGACCGGTGCGATCAAGCGCGACCACGAGCTCAATGCCGGGCTCGTGAAGGCCTTTCACCGGATGATGCTCATGACGGTACGGAAATAG
- the fliI gene encoding flagellar protein export ATPase FliI has protein sequence MARVGSEKPAASTSLAALAGLVARYANPEFAIAPGGHVQTISPGHYTVSGLSRHVRLGDFVAHKSATGTHLGEVVRVEPERVVVCPIEPGDPIGIHDVVIRKGAFRIAPTDNWCGRTINALAEPIDGLGPLLQGDVRRSIANTAPPSMTRKRVEQGFRTGVRAIDIFSPLCLGQRLGIFAGSGVGKSTLLSMLARADAFDKVVIALVGERGREVREFIEDTLGDNLSKSVAVVATSDESPMLRKMAPLTAVTIAEHYRDKGDNVLLIVDSVTRFAHAIREVATAAGEPPIARGYPASVFTELPRLLERAGPGSEGTGTITAIISILVDGDNHNDPVADSARGILDGHIVLDRSLAEEGRYPPVNPLASISRLARKAWTPDQEKLVARLKSLIHRFEETRDLRLIGGYRPGGDADLDMAIKQVPIIYDVLKQAPGERPAFDAFTDLASALKAAAAGNQPGAAGLRGRG, from the coding sequence ATGGCACGCGTAGGCTCTGAAAAACCTGCAGCATCGACCTCTCTGGCGGCACTCGCCGGACTGGTCGCGCGTTACGCAAATCCCGAATTCGCCATCGCGCCGGGCGGCCATGTCCAGACGATCTCGCCGGGACACTACACGGTCAGCGGCCTGTCGCGCCATGTCCGGCTTGGCGATTTCGTCGCGCATAAGAGCGCGACCGGCACCCATCTCGGCGAGGTCGTCCGCGTCGAACCCGAGCGGGTGGTCGTCTGCCCGATCGAACCGGGGGACCCGATCGGCATTCACGATGTCGTCATCCGCAAGGGCGCCTTCCGCATAGCGCCGACAGATAACTGGTGCGGCCGGACCATCAATGCGCTGGCCGAGCCGATCGACGGCCTGGGTCCGCTGCTGCAGGGCGATGTCCGTCGCTCGATCGCGAACACTGCGCCGCCGTCCATGACGCGCAAGCGGGTGGAGCAGGGCTTCAGGACGGGTGTCCGGGCGATAGACATCTTCTCCCCGCTCTGCCTCGGGCAGCGCCTCGGCATTTTCGCGGGCTCCGGCGTCGGCAAATCGACGCTGCTTTCGATGCTGGCGCGCGCCGACGCCTTCGACAAGGTGGTGATCGCGCTGGTGGGCGAGCGCGGCCGCGAAGTGCGCGAATTCATCGAGGACACGCTGGGCGACAACCTTTCGAAATCGGTCGCCGTCGTCGCCACCAGCGACGAGAGCCCGATGCTGAGAAAAATGGCGCCGCTGACCGCGGTCACAATTGCCGAACATTATCGCGACAAGGGCGATAACGTGCTGCTCATCGTCGACAGCGTCACCCGGTTCGCCCATGCCATCCGCGAGGTGGCGACCGCTGCGGGGGAGCCGCCGATCGCCCGCGGCTATCCGGCGTCCGTATTCACCGAACTGCCGAGGCTCCTCGAGCGGGCGGGGCCCGGCTCCGAGGGAACCGGCACGATCACGGCGATCATCTCGATCCTTGTCGACGGCGACAATCACAACGACCCGGTCGCCGACTCGGCGCGCGGCATTCTCGACGGACACATCGTACTCGATCGAAGCCTTGCCGAAGAGGGGCGATACCCGCCGGTCAACCCGCTTGCCTCCATTTCGCGCCTCGCCAGAAAGGCGTGGACGCCGGATCAGGAGAAGCTGGTTGCCCGGCTCAAATCGCTGATCCACCGCTTCGAGGAAACCCGGGACCTCAGGCTCATCGGCGGCTACCGGCCGGGCGGCGACGCCGATCTCGACATGGCGATCAAGCAGGTGCCGATCATCTACGACGTATTGAAGCAGGCACCCGGCGAACGGCCCGCCTTCGACGCTTTCACGGACCTCGCCAGTGCGCTGAAGGCGGCTGCAGCGGGCAATCAGCCGGGCGCCGCCGGCCTGCGAGGCAGGGGATGA
- the flgA gene encoding flagellar basal body P-ring formation chaperone FlgA yields the protein MMFRRSAGVKAIASGFAQPARAVLFAAMAVCLLSPAAAVAEPPTAVIPKQTIYPGETLDASMLEVVDVTNPDLRDGYVRSLDEADGMVTKRTLLPGRVILASALRQQYAVERGSTVRLVFNNGGLSITAAGSPLQDAAVGDLIRVRNVDTGVIVSGTVMADSTIHVVAK from the coding sequence ATGATGTTTCGCCGATCCGCCGGAGTAAAAGCAATCGCAAGCGGCTTCGCGCAGCCGGCGCGGGCCGTCCTGTTTGCCGCAATGGCAGTCTGCCTGCTATCGCCGGCAGCCGCCGTTGCGGAGCCGCCGACGGCCGTCATTCCGAAGCAGACGATCTATCCCGGCGAAACGCTCGATGCGAGCATGCTTGAGGTGGTCGACGTGACCAACCCGGACCTGCGCGACGGCTATGTGCGCTCCCTCGACGAGGCTGACGGCATGGTCACCAAGCGGACCCTTCTTCCGGGGCGGGTCATCCTGGCCTCGGCGCTGCGCCAGCAATATGCGGTCGAGCGTGGCTCCACGGTCCGCCTCGTCTTCAACAATGGCGGTCTGTCGATAACGGCCGCCGGCTCGCCGCTGCAGGACGCCGCCGTCGGCGATCTGATCCGCGTGCGCAACGTCGATACCGGCGTGATCGTCTCCGGGACGGTGATGGCGGACAGCACGATCCATGTGGTGGCGAAATGA
- the flgC gene encoding flagellar basal body rod protein FlgC, whose amino-acid sequence MDPLTSALKVSASGLQAESTRLRIVSENIANARSTGDAPGTDPYRRKTISFAAEVDRASGASLVEVERLGTDDSDFNIEFDPGNPAADEKGMVKLPNVNILIEMADMREANRAYEANLQTIKQSRDLISQTIDLLRASQ is encoded by the coding sequence ATGGATCCCTTGACCTCGGCACTGAAAGTCTCGGCCTCCGGCCTGCAGGCGGAATCGACGCGCTTGCGCATCGTGTCGGAAAACATCGCCAACGCACGCTCCACCGGCGACGCCCCCGGCACCGACCCCTACCGCCGCAAGACGATCAGCTTCGCGGCGGAGGTCGACAGGGCAAGCGGCGCATCGCTCGTCGAGGTCGAACGTCTCGGCACGGACGATTCGGATTTCAACATCGAATTCGACCCGGGCAATCCGGCCGCCGACGAGAAGGGCATGGTGAAACTGCCCAACGTCAACATCCTGATCGAGATGGCCGACATGCGCGAGGCCAACCGCGCCTACGAGGCCAACCTGCAGACCATCAAGCAGTCTCGCGATCTCATCTCCCAGACAATCGACCTGTTGAGGGCTTCGCAATAA
- a CDS encoding flagellar hook-basal body complex protein FliE encodes MIDAIQSVGAFSAIKETEGAGPNSASPVMPGAGTAVPQAGSFAEVLGNMTTDAIRSMKSAEGVSLQAIRGEANTREVVDAVMSAEQSLQTAIAIRDKVVTAYLEIARMQI; translated from the coding sequence ATGATCGACGCAATTCAGTCCGTAGGCGCGTTTTCGGCCATCAAGGAGACCGAAGGCGCCGGCCCGAACTCCGCCTCGCCCGTCATGCCGGGCGCCGGCACGGCCGTTCCTCAGGCTGGCAGCTTCGCCGAAGTCCTCGGCAACATGACCACAGATGCCATCCGCTCGATGAAATCGGCGGAGGGGGTTTCGCTCCAGGCGATCCGCGGGGAAGCGAATACCCGTGAAGTCGTCGATGCCGTCATGAGCGCCGAGCAGTCTCTCCAGACTGCCATCGCCATCCGCGACAAGGTGGTCACCGCCTATCTCGAAATTGCGCGCATGCAGATCTGA